The Helianthus annuus cultivar XRQ/B chromosome 16, HanXRQr2.0-SUNRISE, whole genome shotgun sequence genome includes a window with the following:
- the LOC110915613 gene encoding NAC domain-containing protein 86, with amino-acid sequence MAPVSLPPGFRFHPTDEELVAYYLKRKINGHEIELEVIPEVDLYKCEPWDLPGKSLLPSKDLEWYFFSPRDRKYPNGSRTNRATKGGYWKATGKDRKVNSQSRAMGMKKTLVYYRGRAPHGSRTDWVMHEYRLDERECETASGLQLQDAYSLCRVFKKSLNPPKATTTGDQYTSMASDRSSCLNLYSEGRIGGEDMETSNNQTPSRASGSSTILHGSHNYPSDTNDVKWTQYLSEDAFTFSNPSFSTYGNLPYPPSKVDIAMECARLQHRLSLPPLQVQDFHHNGVTNYVDLKNIPQSSNGPPIGSQQDILHEILSVGSQDLINQDAWGGIDNNFSYMTNNDMNQMQGSGSFRFMGDDQHTRNIEIDDVDGQMKTDGMVENLRWVGMSNNDLEMAFFDDHKSVSMEKISSFGREEHEVQVSGETSHNNTDVNFGFLNEDMNNLSNNFLDVEDDLDDFSATPTFEMYQKTKVSHGLLVSTRQVSNTFFHQIVPSQTVRVQLNPGKTTTHETQPVKKLGFEKFKTYVSSNRLETTSPVVNLVSLLLICCIYLGSKSIPDDDGNRGVDGDSDDEDDDDGKNNEDGYKGKWCMSNLVIEKVIWPCVTLAVAFSTIWVHHNYLPSFS; translated from the exons ATGGCACCGGTTTCATTGCCTCCTGGATTCCGTTTTCACCCCACAGACGAGGAACTTGTCGCGTATTATCTTAAAAGAAAAATTAATGGCCATGAAATCGAGCTCGAAGTTATCCCTGAGGTTGATCTATATAAGTGTGAACCCTGGGATTTACCAG GGAAATCATTATTGCCAAGCAAAGATTTGGAATGGTACTTCTTTAGTCCAAGAGATCGTAAATACCCAAACGGATCAAGGACAAACCGTGCCACAAAAGGCGGGTATTGGAAAGCAACAGGGAAGGACCGAAAGGTGAACTCGCAATCGCGAGCCATGGGAATGAAGAAAACTCTAGTTTACTATAGAGGGAGAGCACCCCATGGTTCTCGTACCGATTGGGTTATGCATGAGTATCGTCTTGATGAAAGAGAGTGCGAAACCGCATCTGGCTTACAG TTACAGGATGCCTATTCGCTTTGTCGCGTGTTTAAAAAGAGCTTGAATCCTCCAAAGGCAACCACAACCGGAGACCAATATACAAGCATGGCTAGTGATCGGTCATCATGCTTAAACCTATATTCTGAGGGAAGAATAGGAGGTGAGGACATGGAAACCAGCAATAATCAAACACCATCAAGGGCTTCAGGTTCCTCAACCATCCTTCATGGATCACATAATTATCCAAGTGATACAAATGATGTCAAATGGACTCAATACTTATCAGAAGATGCATTCACCTTCAGTAATCCATCTTTTTCTACCTATGGCAATCTTCCTTATCCTCCATCAAAG GTTGACATAGCTATGGAATGTGCAAGGTTGCAGCACAGATTATCTCTACCTCCATTACAGGTTCAAGATTTTCATCACAACGGTGTGACCAACTACGTCGACTTGAAGAACATACCACAGTCCAGCAATGGACCACCAATTGGTTCTCAGCAGGATATATTGCATGAAATCCTTTCAGTTGGTTCTCAAGATCTCATCAATCAGGATGCATGGGGTGGAATTGATAACAACTTTTCATATATGACAAACAATGACATGAATCAAATGCAAGGTAGCGGATCATTTAGATTCATGGGAGATGATCAACATACAAGGAATATTGAGATCGATGATGTCGATGGACAAATGAAAACGGATGGAATGGTGGAAAATTTGAGATGGGTTGGAATGTCAAACAATGATCTTGAGATG GCCTTTTTCGATGATCACAAGAGTGTTTCGATGGAGAAGATATCAAGTTTTGGAAGGGAAGAACATGAGGTTCAAG TATCAGGTGAAACGAGTCACAACAACACAGATGTCAACTTCGGATTCCTCAATGAAGATATGAACAACCTTAGCAATAACTTCCTAGATGTCGAAGATGACTTAGACGATTTCTCGGCCACTCCAACGTTTGAAATGTACCAAAAAACCAAAGTGAGTCATGGGTTGTTGGTATCAACACGACAAGTCTCCAACACATTCTTTCACCAAATCGTCCCATCACAAACGGTTAGAGTCCAATTAAACCCGGGGAAAACAACAACACATGAAACACAACCTGTCAAGAAGCTAGGGTTTGAGAAGTTCAAAACATATGTGAGTTCAAATCGATTGGAGACCACAAGCCCCGTTGTGAACCTGGTTTCTCTTTTGCTAATATGTTGCATCTATCTTGGAAGTAAATCAATACCCGACGATGATGGTAATCGTGGTGTTGATGgtgacagtgatgatgaagacgaCGATGATGGAAAAAACAATGAGGATGGATACAAGGGAAAATGGTGCATGTCAAATTTGGTTATCGAAAAGGTGATATGGCCATGTGTGACCTTAGCTGTAGCGTTTTCTACTATATGGGTGCACCACAATTATTTGCCAAGCTTTTCTTGA